A genomic stretch from Deltaproteobacteria bacterium RBG_16_64_85 includes:
- a CDS encoding ABC transporter ATP-binding protein, which translates to MSGGLPIVLSDHLEGNPLPLLRIDEIHLSFGGVKAINGFSTGVEKGKIHAIIGPNGAGKTSIFNCISCVYKPQQGAIYFEGSKITGMHPDRIARLGIARTFQNIALFHHMTVLDNLMLGRHLFLKRGFFAGGIYLGPARTEEIENRKAVEDIVDFLEIENIRKKPVGTLAYGLRKRVELARALSLKPKLLLLDEPMAGMNLEEKEDMARFILDINEEWGVTILLIEHDLGVVMDISQRVSVLDFGVKISEGVPAEVAKDPHVIRAYIGEEDDFLRKLEER; encoded by the coding sequence ATGAGCGGGGGATTGCCTATAGTGCTTTCTGATCATCTCGAGGGAAACCCATTGCCATTGCTTAGGATCGACGAAATCCATCTGTCGTTCGGCGGCGTCAAAGCCATCAATGGCTTCTCTACCGGCGTCGAGAAGGGAAAGATCCACGCTATCATAGGTCCCAACGGTGCGGGCAAGACGTCGATCTTCAACTGCATCTCCTGCGTCTACAAGCCGCAGCAAGGGGCGATCTACTTCGAGGGCAGCAAGATCACCGGGATGCACCCGGACCGGATCGCCCGGCTCGGCATCGCCCGGACGTTCCAGAACATCGCGCTCTTCCATCACATGACGGTGCTCGACAACCTGATGCTCGGCCGGCACCTGTTCCTGAAGCGTGGCTTCTTCGCCGGCGGGATCTACCTGGGACCGGCACGGACCGAGGAGATCGAAAACCGCAAGGCGGTCGAGGACATCGTCGATTTCCTGGAGATCGAGAACATCCGCAAGAAGCCGGTCGGGACGCTGGCCTACGGGCTGCGCAAGCGCGTGGAGCTCGCCCGCGCCCTCTCCCTCAAGCCGAAGCTCCTCCTGCTCGACGAGCCGATGGCCGGAATGAACCTGGAGGAGAAGGAAGACATGGCGCGGTTCATCCTCGACATCAACGAGGAGTGGGGCGTGACGATCCTCCTGATCGAGCACGACCTCGGGGTGGTGATGGACATCAGCCAACGCGTGAGCGTACTGGACTTCGGCGTGAAGATCTCCGAAGGAGTGCCGGCCGAGGTGGCGAAGGACCCCCACGTGATCCGCGCCTACATCGGCGAGGAAGACGACTTCCTCCGGAAACTGGAGGAGCGGTGA
- a CDS encoding long-chain fatty acid--CoA ligase — protein MKEVLARFDTFPKLLAHNAERFGNRKVAMREKEFGIWQEFTWKEYHDHVKYFSLGLVSLGLAPGDKVAIIGDNRPEWVWAEVAAQAAGAVPLGLYQDSTLKEVGYVIDHSDSTFVVAEDQEQVDKILDMKEQLPKVRYIVYTDPRGMRSYKEPFLLDFKEVENFGRELEQREPELYEKKVAASKLEDLALICYTSGTTGFPKGAMLSFRNLLTMAANLMEVDPKGEKDEFVSFLPLAWIGEQMMCLSSALLTGFTVNFPEKPETVQENIREVGPTIMFSPPRIWENMTSTVQVKVMDASRLKRAMYNWAVPVGYEYADTIFRKRTPSFGLLLRHRLAYYLVFRALKDRLGLLRIRTASTGGAALGPDVFKFFNAMGVNLKQIYGQTEISGISCIHREGDINFDSVGKPIPETEVTLSETGEILSRSPSVFLGYYKNPEETEKTLAGGWLHSGDAGYFTEDGHLIVIDRVKDVMHLNDGTRFSPQFIENKLKFSPYIKECVCLGNERDFIASMICIDYPNVGKWAENRRINYTTYTDLAGKPEVVDLIAKEIAKVNETLPATTRIRKFLLLYKELDADDDELTRTRKVRRAFVGDRYKHVIEEMYAGQTAIPIDAVIKYQDGKTSNIKTTLVVKDM, from the coding sequence ATGAAGGAGGTCCTGGCCCGGTTCGACACCTTTCCCAAGCTCCTGGCCCACAACGCGGAGCGTTTCGGGAACCGCAAGGTAGCCATGCGCGAGAAAGAGTTCGGAATCTGGCAGGAGTTCACCTGGAAGGAATACCACGACCACGTCAAATACTTCTCGCTGGGGCTGGTGTCGCTTGGGCTCGCTCCCGGCGACAAGGTCGCCATCATCGGGGACAACCGGCCGGAGTGGGTCTGGGCGGAGGTGGCGGCGCAGGCGGCAGGCGCCGTCCCGCTGGGGCTTTACCAGGACTCCACCCTGAAGGAGGTCGGCTACGTCATCGACCACTCCGACTCCACGTTCGTGGTGGCCGAAGACCAGGAGCAGGTGGACAAGATCCTCGACATGAAGGAGCAGCTCCCCAAGGTACGATACATCGTTTATACCGACCCTCGCGGGATGCGCAGCTACAAGGAGCCGTTTCTCCTCGACTTCAAGGAGGTGGAGAACTTCGGCCGGGAGCTCGAGCAGAGGGAGCCGGAGCTCTATGAAAAGAAGGTCGCGGCGTCGAAGCTCGAGGACCTCGCCCTCATCTGCTACACCTCCGGGACGACCGGCTTCCCGAAGGGGGCGATGCTTTCTTTCCGGAACCTCCTCACGATGGCGGCGAACCTGATGGAGGTCGACCCCAAGGGGGAAAAGGATGAGTTCGTCTCCTTCCTCCCGCTGGCCTGGATCGGGGAGCAGATGATGTGCCTCTCCAGCGCTCTCCTGACCGGGTTCACCGTGAACTTCCCGGAGAAGCCCGAAACCGTGCAGGAGAACATCCGCGAGGTCGGCCCCACCATCATGTTCTCCCCGCCCCGGATCTGGGAAAACATGACCTCCACGGTCCAGGTGAAAGTCATGGACGCCTCCCGGCTGAAGCGGGCGATGTACAACTGGGCGGTCCCCGTGGGATACGAGTACGCCGACACGATCTTCCGGAAGCGGACCCCCTCGTTCGGGCTGCTCCTGCGGCACCGGCTGGCCTATTACCTCGTGTTCCGGGCGCTGAAGGACCGGCTCGGCCTGCTGCGGATCCGGACCGCATCGACCGGCGGCGCGGCGCTGGGGCCCGACGTCTTCAAGTTCTTCAACGCGATGGGGGTCAACCTCAAGCAGATCTACGGGCAGACGGAGATCTCCGGCATTTCCTGCATCCACCGGGAGGGGGACATCAACTTCGACTCCGTGGGCAAGCCGATCCCCGAGACCGAGGTCACCCTCTCCGAGACGGGGGAGATCCTCTCCCGCAGCCCGTCGGTGTTCCTGGGCTACTATAAGAACCCGGAGGAGACGGAGAAGACGCTTGCGGGCGGCTGGCTGCACTCGGGCGACGCCGGCTACTTCACGGAAGACGGGCACCTGATCGTCATCGACCGCGTCAAGGACGTGATGCACCTGAACGACGGCACCCGGTTCTCCCCCCAGTTCATCGAGAACAAGCTGAAATTCTCACCCTACATCAAGGAGTGCGTCTGCCTGGGGAACGAGCGGGACTTCATCGCCTCGATGATCTGCATCGACTACCCCAATGTCGGAAAGTGGGCGGAGAACCGGAGGATCAACTACACGACCTACACGGATCTTGCGGGGAAGCCCGAAGTCGTCGACCTGATCGCGAAAGAGATAGCCAAGGTCAACGAGACGCTTCCGGCGACGACGAGGATCCGGAAATTTCTTCTCCTGTACAAGGAGCTGGATGCCGACGACGACGAACTGACGCGCACGCGGAAAGTGCGGCGGGCCTTCGTCGGGGATCGGTACAAGCACGTGATCGAGGAGATGTACGCCGGACAGACGGCGATCCCGATCGACGCCGTGATCAAGTACCAGGACGGCAAGACGTCGAACATCAAGACGACGCTCGTCGTCAAGGACATGTAG
- a CDS encoding ABC transporter permease, whose protein sequence is MQYLLQLVISGLVIGSIYSAVALGFTIIYKSTRVVNFAQGELLMVGAYVCFAFVVQMGVPFWAALLLTVLFGMVLALFVERLILRPMIGEPIISIIMVTIGLALVFRSIVSAVWGTEILVYEPKLFPQEMLTIAGLPVSLEFVWCFVLSLFLLAVFSVFFKYSKAGVAMRATAFSQQVAQSMGISVKQIFALSWIISAVVSGIGGVLIGNINGINSSLYHFGLKVFPATILGGLDSILGAALGGLIVGVLENLSDGFCKAYFDLSGVKEVAPYVFLVIILMIKPYGLFGTKEIERV, encoded by the coding sequence ATGCAATACCTGCTGCAGCTCGTCATCAGCGGCCTGGTCATCGGCAGCATCTACTCGGCGGTAGCGCTGGGGTTCACCATCATCTACAAGTCGACGCGCGTCGTGAACTTCGCGCAGGGCGAGCTGCTGATGGTGGGAGCCTACGTCTGCTTCGCCTTCGTCGTGCAGATGGGAGTGCCGTTCTGGGCGGCCCTCCTGCTGACGGTCCTGTTCGGGATGGTCCTGGCCCTCTTCGTGGAACGGTTGATCCTTCGGCCGATGATCGGGGAGCCGATCATTTCCATCATCATGGTCACCATCGGGCTCGCGCTGGTGTTCCGTTCGATCGTCTCGGCAGTCTGGGGAACCGAGATCCTTGTCTACGAGCCGAAGCTGTTTCCCCAGGAGATGCTGACGATCGCGGGGCTCCCCGTCTCCCTCGAGTTCGTGTGGTGCTTCGTCCTGTCGCTGTTCCTCCTGGCGGTGTTCTCCGTGTTCTTCAAATATTCCAAGGCGGGCGTCGCGATGCGGGCCACCGCCTTCAGCCAGCAGGTCGCGCAGTCGATGGGGATCTCGGTCAAGCAGATATTCGCCCTCTCCTGGATCATCTCCGCGGTCGTCTCCGGGATCGGAGGGGTGCTCATCGGGAACATCAACGGGATCAACAGCTCCCTCTACCACTTCGGGCTCAAGGTCTTCCCCGCGACGATCCTCGGCGGGCTGGACTCCATCCTGGGCGCCGCCCTGGGAGGGCTGATCGTCGGTGTCCTGGAAAACCTGTCCGACGGGTTCTGCAAAGCATATTTCGATTTGAGCGGAGTCAAGGAGGTCGCGCCGTACGTCTTTCTGGTCATCATCCTCATGATCAAGCCTTACGGGCTGTTCGGGACGAAGGAAATCGAGCGCGTCTGA
- a CDS encoding ABC transporter permease, with protein MHYCGDYRTSYVKDVEIFQTPFVRVCMALFLVFLLVLPFLLKGEYQWILLQILIASIGAVGINILTGFTGQISLGQGAFLGVGAYTSAYITAKMGLSFWVGVPAAGIVTALCGMVFGIPSLRLKGLYLAIATLASQFILEWIFVRWEPVTGGSYGITIPRPTLAGFTFASDRSYYFLVLVIAVAMILFASNLMRTKTGRAFMAVRDHYISAEIMGISLYKYRLLSFGISSFYAGVAGALYGHSLKFVTSEQFNIEVSVVYLAMIIIGGLGSVLGSIYGAIFMILLPKVLSALTEVVQADLPSIARLAIAFEHGIFGLIIVLFLIFEPDGLAHRWKMVKAYWKLYPFSY; from the coding sequence ATGCATTACTGCGGCGACTATCGAACTTCCTATGTGAAGGACGTCGAGATATTCCAGACGCCGTTTGTCAGGGTTTGCATGGCGCTGTTTCTCGTGTTCCTGCTGGTGCTTCCGTTCCTGCTGAAGGGGGAATACCAGTGGATCCTCCTTCAGATCCTGATCGCCTCGATCGGCGCCGTCGGCATCAACATTTTGACTGGTTTCACCGGCCAGATCTCCCTGGGCCAGGGGGCGTTCCTCGGCGTGGGCGCCTATACCTCGGCCTACATCACGGCGAAAATGGGGCTGTCGTTCTGGGTCGGGGTCCCCGCGGCCGGCATCGTAACCGCCCTGTGCGGGATGGTGTTCGGCATCCCGTCGCTGCGGCTCAAGGGCCTGTATCTTGCCATCGCGACACTTGCCTCGCAGTTCATCCTGGAATGGATCTTCGTCCGGTGGGAGCCGGTGACGGGTGGAAGCTACGGCATCACGATCCCCCGTCCCACCCTCGCCGGTTTCACGTTCGCCTCCGACCGTTCGTACTACTTCCTCGTCCTCGTCATCGCCGTCGCGATGATCCTTTTTGCGTCCAATCTCATGCGGACCAAGACGGGGAGGGCCTTCATGGCCGTCCGGGACCATTACATCTCGGCGGAGATCATGGGGATCAGCCTGTACAAGTACCGGCTCCTCTCCTTCGGCATCTCCTCGTTCTATGCAGGGGTGGCGGGGGCCCTCTACGGACATTCGCTGAAGTTCGTGACCTCGGAGCAGTTCAACATCGAGGTTTCAGTGGTCTATCTCGCCATGATCATCATCGGGGGGCTGGGGAGCGTTCTCGGCTCCATCTACGGCGCGATTTTCATGATCCTGCTGCCGAAGGTCCTCTCGGCGCTCACGGAGGTGGTGCAGGCCGATCTGCCGAGCATCGCACGGCTCGCCATCGCCTTCGAGCACGGGATTTTCGGCCTGATCATCGTCCTGTTCCTGATCTTCGAGCCCGACGGGCTGGCCCACCGCTGGAAGATGGTCAAGGCCTATTGGAAGCTTTATCCGTTCTCGTACTGA
- a CDS encoding ABC transporter substrate-binding protein has protein sequence MGKNVIRVAALAACALFLMAGGTLAADIKVGHLADLTGPTSSVGNPYAKAVQDYKEYINSKGGINGKKIDMPMYDYAYDKNKAINQYKKYLEEKVVAVQGWGSGDTEALTGFLAQDKIPYLSASYSAHLTDINKAPYNFFIAADYTTQLRAGLKYIKDNWKEKRAPKVAFIYPNVPYGIAPIKGGKEYAKELGFEIVGDENVDLKAIEANSQMLSLKSKNADFAWIGGTTPSTAVVLKDAKKLGLKTKFFVNLWGNDEDLVKMAGDAADGLMGLQAASIYGENVPGMKLIKEITKGQHQNTHYIRGWVSMMVLCEALKIADKKGELNGPGVKAALETIKDYDTGGLTSKITFTPADHRPNMSAKIYEYEKGKMILKKTIELERKKEWLGL, from the coding sequence ATGGGGAAGAACGTGATCCGGGTTGCCGCCCTTGCGGCGTGCGCACTGTTCCTAATGGCGGGCGGAACCCTCGCCGCCGACATCAAGGTCGGGCATCTGGCCGACCTTACGGGCCCGACGTCGTCGGTCGGGAACCCCTATGCCAAGGCTGTTCAGGACTACAAGGAGTACATCAACTCGAAGGGCGGGATCAACGGCAAGAAGATCGACATGCCGATGTACGACTACGCCTACGACAAGAACAAGGCGATCAACCAGTACAAGAAATACCTGGAAGAGAAGGTCGTGGCGGTCCAGGGATGGGGATCGGGGGACACCGAGGCGCTTACCGGGTTTCTGGCCCAGGACAAGATCCCCTACCTCTCCGCGTCCTACTCGGCGCACTTGACCGACATCAACAAGGCGCCCTACAACTTCTTCATCGCCGCAGACTACACGACCCAGCTCAGGGCGGGCCTGAAGTACATCAAGGACAACTGGAAGGAGAAGAGGGCCCCGAAGGTGGCCTTCATCTACCCGAACGTCCCGTACGGAATTGCGCCCATCAAAGGGGGAAAGGAGTACGCAAAGGAGCTCGGGTTCGAGATCGTGGGGGACGAGAACGTGGATCTCAAGGCGATCGAAGCGAACTCGCAGATGCTGTCGCTCAAGAGCAAGAACGCCGATTTCGCGTGGATCGGCGGGACGACGCCCTCCACGGCCGTCGTCCTCAAGGACGCGAAGAAACTGGGACTCAAGACTAAATTCTTCGTGAACCTGTGGGGGAACGACGAGGACCTCGTCAAGATGGCGGGTGACGCGGCCGATGGCTTGATGGGCCTCCAGGCCGCCTCGATCTACGGAGAGAACGTCCCCGGCATGAAGCTGATCAAGGAGATCACCAAGGGGCAGCACCAGAACACCCACTATATTCGCGGCTGGGTGTCCATGATGGTGTTGTGCGAGGCACTGAAGATCGCGGACAAGAAGGGGGAGCTGAACGGTCCCGGTGTCAAGGCGGCCCTCGAGACGATCAAGGATTACGACACGGGCGGGCTGACCTCCAAGATCACCTTTACCCCGGCCGATCACCGGCCGAACATGTCGGCGAAGATCTACGAATACGAGAAAGGCAAGATGATCCTGAAAAAGACGATCGAGCTCGAGCGCAAGAAGGAGTGGCTCGGTCTGTAA
- a CDS encoding ABC transporter ATP-binding protein, with protein sequence MLQVNNIEVIYSDVILVLKGLSLVVPKGQIVALLGANGAGKSTTLKAISGLLKSEEGEVTDGEILFEGEKINGRDPEEIVRRGVFQVMEGRRVFEDLSVGENLRCGAHTRKDSANVKADYERVYAYFPRLKDRRKGLAGYLSGGEQQMLAIGRALMARPKLMLLDEPSLGLSPLLVKEIFGIIKDINEKEKTTILLVEQNARVALSISSYGYIMENGKVVLDGETEKLANNEDVKEFYLGMNEVGARKSYREVKHYKRRKRWLS encoded by the coding sequence ATGCTCCAGGTGAACAACATCGAGGTGATCTACTCGGACGTCATCCTCGTGCTGAAGGGGCTGTCCCTCGTCGTTCCCAAGGGGCAGATCGTGGCGTTGCTCGGGGCCAACGGGGCGGGGAAGAGCACCACGCTCAAGGCGATCTCGGGACTCCTCAAGTCCGAGGAAGGCGAAGTGACCGACGGCGAGATCCTCTTCGAAGGGGAGAAGATCAATGGCCGGGACCCCGAGGAGATCGTCCGGCGGGGAGTCTTCCAGGTGATGGAGGGCCGGCGGGTGTTCGAGGACCTGAGCGTGGGGGAGAACCTCCGTTGTGGGGCGCACACCCGGAAGGACTCCGCGAACGTTAAGGCGGATTACGAGCGGGTCTACGCGTACTTTCCCAGGCTCAAGGACCGTCGCAAAGGGCTGGCAGGGTATCTTTCGGGCGGGGAGCAGCAGATGCTTGCGATCGGGCGCGCGCTCATGGCCCGGCCGAAGCTGATGCTCCTGGACGAGCCGTCGCTGGGGCTTTCCCCGCTGCTGGTCAAGGAGATCTTCGGGATCATCAAGGACATCAACGAAAAGGAAAAGACTACGATCCTCCTGGTGGAGCAGAACGCCCGGGTGGCGCTATCCATCTCCAGCTACGGCTACATCATGGAGAACGGGAAGGTCGTGCTCGACGGCGAAACGGAAAAGCTCGCCAACAACGAGGATGTCAAGGAATTCTACCTGGGGATGAACGAGGTCGGCGCGCGAAAGTCCTACCGCGAGGTCAAGCACTACAAGCGCCGCAAGCGCTGGCTTTCTTAA